TAAATGAAGATCATCAAGGAGTGGAACGCTGAACTGCAAGAGCGAACAGGGAAATTTCGGAAGCAAGCCAGTGCAATAGCTGAATGGGATAAGAGGATTTTGCAAAATCGTGATGTTCTTCTTAGGCTTGAGGTGATCATTTTCGATCATGACAATTTTTAACTTATTACAAAACCAGAATGGTTATATGCATGAACTTTATCcactcttcttcttttatcGTATTGACTACCTCAACTGCTTGTATAGTACTTTAGGTTGTGAATTTTCTATCCTATGCAAAGTGAATACTGCTTCTGATCAGATATTATGCAATATGGCATATTTTTTGTGCTGTACGTGGTCCATTGAGAATCAAGAACTTCATACCACTAGTGCTTTTAAATTTAGAATAGATTACTACAACTTCTTTTCCATATCTATGCTTAGCAGTCTCCACTTGATgctcttctcttcctttttcgTTTGTTAACCTTCTGATACATAAGTTGGTTGTTGAGTCCATTACATTGTGCctttatatgaatttttatttagattGAAGTAGCAAAAGTGGTTGAGATGCAAGCTAGGTTGGAGAGACAGCTGGAACTAATTGAAACTCATCAGCAAGAGGTCAGATATAACTTTCTTATCGtgctttttttattcattcGTCCTCCTGGAATTTCTATAAGAGATATCAGTTGAACTTTGTATTTATCCTATTATCTGATGAACGTCAGCAGGATGAGTTGCTCACAGAAATGCATCTGAATATGCATTGACGGTTTAAGATACCGACAAAGTTGGTTCCTCGAGCTGGTACAGAAAGAGGTCAGATATAACTTTCTTGTCTtgctttttttattcattaatcCTCCTGGAATTTCTTTAAGAGATATCAGTTGAACTTTGTATTTATCCTATTATCCGATGAATGTCAGCAGGATGAGTTGTTCACAGAAATGCATCTGAATATGCATTGACGGTTTAAGATACCGACAAAGTCGGTTCCTCGAGCTGGTACAGAAAGAGAGTCACatttatgttttattatgTGTTTTGCATTTAAGAGTGTTATTATGGATTCTTGAATGCTGTTCCATGCACCTTTTATGAAGGAGCAGGGAGAAATGATAGCTTGATGTTTAAGATACAGAACAGGAACAGATTCATGTAAGTTAAGATGAAACAATGTTGAGATGTAGGAGTGCAAATCTTCCTGGGCAAAGTGTTTGCAGCAATGGTTGGAATACTCTGTGCTCTTGccatcttctttctttttttcttttttttttgggatggGGGAATAAACAGTTGCAGTCCTATTTCTATAACTTACTGTCAGGCCGAAAAATGTCAGCACATTATTATGATGGGTTCATTTACAAATATCTGAATAAGATGTACTGTAGGAAATGCCCCGGTCATAGGATGGGTGACTGCTCAATGATGGATCAAGAGAAAGTTATTGGCAATGTGTATCCGATGTTGCATATGGACCAGAAGAGTTCATGCTGGATGGCTATGTCCGTCTTGTTTGTTTCGTGTATAAATCTAAAAgataatattttctaaataaattgGCACTGATTATAAATACTCTTGTAAACCAAGAGAAAAGTCTTTTTTTGCTGGAGTTGTTCTCTTTGTGAGCATTAGGGTGTGTTGCTTTCCGAAAtacatttttctaaatatacgATTTCAGCACTTATTCCTGAAAAAACTGTCTTTATTAGTAGCATTGTGTTGGACTCTTGGTTATTCTTTTGACATGCATTCCTATTTGGGGGGAAAACCGTGGCTTGAGCTTTTGAGAATGAGTTTTCCATTTCCTCTTTATGTTAGGTTGACAAGGCTTTGcagagcattgaagaagaagctgagcGCATTTATAAGGACGGACTTGTAATACTTCTTGATGACGAAGCTGCATCTACAAGAGATGCAATGTGAGAAgacactttcttttttcttttattaaacaTCAGTAATTAAAGGACCTTGGTTTAAAGCAGCCTTTTATTATAATCAAACTATCTTATATTAGATACGAAATATATTCTGAAAGTTCTTCTCAATAAGTGACGGGAAATCGTCTTTTATCTCATGAACAGTTTCTACAATGAGCTTGTATTATCTGCTATTTTATTGTAAGTCTTAAACCAGGCCAAAATTCTTATAGGATTATCAGGATGTTGCTTCTTTTTGCTGATAGGGTAAAGTAGCTGTTATGCATTTCATTGTCTTGTATAACATGCCAGTTCTTTTCAATAGGAGTTTGTGTTCAACTGTTGTCTCACTGGTTTCTGAACTTGCAGTCAGTTAAAAGTATGAGGGGTTTTCTTCCATGCAAGGTGATTAACTTTCCTTCTATCTTAGGCATGAGCAAGCTGAGTTTATAGAGAGGGAGCTAGAGCAAATGACCAAACAGATCAAATCAATCATTCAGAACCTAAACTCCAATCAGGTAGCCTTCTTCATGTGGCTTCTTTTTGCTGATTCTGCATACAAGTATGGTCAGACTTGCGAATTGAGTGATGTCAGCCTTTGAAGATTTCGTTTCCATTGACCCTTTCAGGGTGGAGAGCTTGCGGCGGTTGATGGATGACGCCATTGGATGTTGTCTGGATATTGAATAATCAGCTGAGCTCCCTAATGTGGATTGATGAGAAGGTCCATCATTTTACTTGCTCTATTTTCAGTCATTTGCTTTACTCGTGTCTATTAACTAAACAGTCATCCCTCCACATACAATTCCGAAATGCTAAGAACACCAAATGATTATACTAAACTTTTCTTAAAGAATCAATTGAGAGGTATCTGGAAGCCTGCATCTAGAATAAGTGAAAACACTGTTCTGTCATTTCCAAAATGCAAACGTGTCCAGTGAGATGTGACTTGATTACAACCTTGAATGGATAAACATGTAAAAGTATttaaaaacaagaaaataagCTGTACTGTGCAATTTCTGTCTTTCAATCTATTTTCTCAGACTACTGGAAGAAAACAGTTTTCGAGGCGTTACCTTCTGTGTAATAGTTTTCACGTCTAAGGAAGATAGGAGTTCATGTTTCTATGAACCGAAACTACAGTTTCATCTTTGCTCTTAACTATACTAGTTTCGGTACACTATACTAATTGGATAATAATGATCTGTGTGGTCAAATCATATTCGGGAAGTCTCATATATCTGTGATTTCACAATGTGCTTGCGTGATGTCATTCAGCTCCACTGACCTTACTTAAGCTCCTGGCAGGCTGAGGAGTTCTCCTCCCGTATCCAGAAGCTCGCTGGGCAAGGCTCTGCTGCTGAACACGAACTAATGGGTCCGAAATTCTGGTTGTCCTGAGTTAAGATACTGTGTTCCGGTCCTTGCATTATTTTACAGCACATCAGATCTAGCCAATGCAGAGAAACCCTGCCACTGTTCTTTCGACTCTTGTCGCTATAACTTGAAATTAGAAGCTTGATTTTGCTCTCAGCGATGATTCGGAGCTCTTGGGAATGTTTCAACGTTGCAAACTTGTAGTTTACAAAGCTGTGCAGAGTAGCGACCTTTTGGAAATGTTGTATCCATTCTTATCTCCCCCTCGCTGAACTTGTGGATATGGGGATTGAGCAATTCGATTT
The sequence above is drawn from the Punica granatum isolate Tunisia-2019 chromosome 5, ASM765513v2, whole genome shotgun sequence genome and encodes:
- the LOC116209080 gene encoding nuclear pore complex protein NUP62-like, whose amino-acid sequence is MMSIIFSVLPTSFLVYDSGCTILRIIDWKNLHIFITVIAVDGITSTTAATTTVTSTSTAASQAPSALVAASSSGSIYASSVEMMFEKVGFESGTGQLQLETSSVSIPSAAPKMPSEITGKTVEEIIKEWNAELQERTGKFRKQASAIAEWDKRILQNRDVLLRLEIEVAKVVEMQARLERQLELIETHQQEVDKALQSIEEEAERIYKDGLVILLDDEAASTRDAMHEQAEFIERELEQMTKQIKSIIQNLNSNQGGELAAVDG